The proteins below come from a single Gossypium raimondii isolate GPD5lz chromosome 2, ASM2569854v1, whole genome shotgun sequence genomic window:
- the LOC105788326 gene encoding uncharacterized protein LOC105788326 isoform X1: MSTVPVRRVSRQDIQLVQNLIERCLQLYMTQKEVVETLLAQAKIEPGFTELVWQKLEEENREFFQAYYLRLMVKQQIMEFNKLLEQQVQLMHQIHPSGVSSISNLNGPHLSQMPQNSSCCAPENAGKALKQESLQHLMGSSLPNVFSNSSSSLYIGTHASIELPTHASRIHAPSAMLSTQNSNLGLMQEINGKMLKSAAGFSGSSAYMFGAESSLLDTRPTIEDTAFNSAEPSTQSLNEPLLDADISSFGLLGQISRNFNLSDLAADFSPSSGFFLSICMGTCICPVAHIFCVHPCLHCESVLDIMLDLAKVGGLLCVPYLKYFLQFISKYLALLPLVNSFMKITIF, translated from the exons ATGTCGACTGTACCAGTAAGAAGGGTTTCTCGTCAAGATATACAGTTG GTTCAAAACCTTATAGAAAGATGCCTTCAACTCTACATGACGCAGAAGGAAGTTGTGGAAACTCTGCTGGCTCAGGCCAAAATTGAGCCTGGTTTTACTGAACTTG TTTGGCAAAAGCTTGAAGAAGAGAATCGAGAATTCTTCCAGGCTTATTATCTCAGACTGATGGTAAAGCAACAAATAATGGAATTCAACAAGCTACTTGAGCAACAGGTGCAACTCATGCATCAGATTCATCCATCTGGAGTTTCCTCAATCTCTAATTTGAATGGACCTCACTTGTCACAGA TGCCCCAGAACTCATCCTGCTGTGCGCCAGAGAACGCAGGAAAAGCTCTGAAGCAGGAGAGCTTGCAGCATCTCATGGGATCTAGTTTGCCTAATGTATTCAGTAATAGTAGTTCATCTTTGTACATTGGAACACATGCTAGTATTGAGCTTCCTACCCATGCCAGCAGGATTCATGCACCATCAGCCATGCTTTCAACTCAGAATTCAAATTTGGGTTTGATGCAAGAAATAAATGGGAAGATGCTAAAATCAGCAGCTGGTTTTTCAGGCAGTTCTGCTTACATGTTTGGTGCTGAGAGCAGTCTTCTAGATACACGTCCAACAATTGAGGATACAGCTTTCAATAGTGCAGAACCAAGCACACAATCACTAAATGAACCACTTCTGGATGCTGACATTTCTTCATTTGGACTTTTAGGCCAGATCTCTCGCAATTTCAATCTTTCAGATCTCGCAGCTGACTTTTCTCCTAGTTCAGGTTTCTTTCTGTCAATTTGTATGGGCACATGCATTTGCCCTGTAGCACATATTTTCTGCGTGCATCCATGTCTTCATTGTGAGTCTGTTTTAGACATTATGCTGGATTTAGCCAAGGTTGGAGGCCTTTTATGTGTTCCCtatctaaaatattttctccAGTTCATAAGCAAGTACTTGGCCCTGTTACCATTAGttaattcattcatgaaaaTCACAATATTTTAA
- the LOC105788326 gene encoding uncharacterized protein LOC105788326 isoform X2, with protein MSTVPVRRVSRQDIQLVQNLIERCLQLYMTQKEVVETLLAQAKIEPGFTELVWQKLEEENREFFQAYYLRLMVKQQIMEFNKLLEQQVQLMHQIHPSGVSSISNLNGPHLSQMPQNSSCCAPENAGKALKQESLQHLMGSSLPNVFSNSSSSLYIGTHASIELPTHASRIHAPSAMLSTQNSNLGLMQEINGKMLKSAAGFSGSSAYMFGAESSLLDTRPTIEDTAFNSAEPSTQSLNEPLLDADISSFGLLGQISRNFNLSDLAADFSPSSGILESYPRLLFLGTHNENFLDTHEREHQGDILFSTVFPSKLLFVDLLTVIYKEQDIFYICGL; from the exons ATGTCGACTGTACCAGTAAGAAGGGTTTCTCGTCAAGATATACAGTTG GTTCAAAACCTTATAGAAAGATGCCTTCAACTCTACATGACGCAGAAGGAAGTTGTGGAAACTCTGCTGGCTCAGGCCAAAATTGAGCCTGGTTTTACTGAACTTG TTTGGCAAAAGCTTGAAGAAGAGAATCGAGAATTCTTCCAGGCTTATTATCTCAGACTGATGGTAAAGCAACAAATAATGGAATTCAACAAGCTACTTGAGCAACAGGTGCAACTCATGCATCAGATTCATCCATCTGGAGTTTCCTCAATCTCTAATTTGAATGGACCTCACTTGTCACAGA TGCCCCAGAACTCATCCTGCTGTGCGCCAGAGAACGCAGGAAAAGCTCTGAAGCAGGAGAGCTTGCAGCATCTCATGGGATCTAGTTTGCCTAATGTATTCAGTAATAGTAGTTCATCTTTGTACATTGGAACACATGCTAGTATTGAGCTTCCTACCCATGCCAGCAGGATTCATGCACCATCAGCCATGCTTTCAACTCAGAATTCAAATTTGGGTTTGATGCAAGAAATAAATGGGAAGATGCTAAAATCAGCAGCTGGTTTTTCAGGCAGTTCTGCTTACATGTTTGGTGCTGAGAGCAGTCTTCTAGATACACGTCCAACAATTGAGGATACAGCTTTCAATAGTGCAGAACCAAGCACACAATCACTAAATGAACCACTTCTGGATGCTGACATTTCTTCATTTGGACTTTTAGGCCAGATCTCTCGCAATTTCAATCTTTCAGATCTCGCAGCTGACTTTTCTCCTAGTTCAG GTATACTGGAAAGCTACCCCCGATTACTCTTTTTAGGAACACATAATGAAAATTTCCTGGATACTCATGAAAGAGAACATCAAGGTGATATTCTTTTCTCCACTGTCTTCCCGTCCAAACTTTTATTCGTTGATTTGTTAACTGTGATTTACAAAGAGcaagatattttttatatctgTGGATTATAG
- the LOC105788326 gene encoding uncharacterized protein LOC105788326 isoform X3, whose amino-acid sequence MSTVPVRRVSRQDIQLVQNLIERCLQLYMTQKEVVETLLAQAKIEPGFTELVWQKLEEENREFFQAYYLRLMVKQQIMEFNKLLEQQVQLMHQIHPSGVSSISNLNGPHLSQMPQNSSCCAPENAGKALKQESLQHLMGSSLPNVFSNSSSSLYIGTHASIELPTHASRIHAPSAMLSTQNSNLGLMQEINGKMLKSAAGFSGSSAYMFGAESSLLDTRPTIEDTAFNSAEPSTQSLNEPLLDADISSFGLLGQISRNFNLSDLAADFSPSSGILESYPRLLFLGTHNENFLDTHEREHQGENKRLDTISEGLSFDGYRNK is encoded by the exons ATGTCGACTGTACCAGTAAGAAGGGTTTCTCGTCAAGATATACAGTTG GTTCAAAACCTTATAGAAAGATGCCTTCAACTCTACATGACGCAGAAGGAAGTTGTGGAAACTCTGCTGGCTCAGGCCAAAATTGAGCCTGGTTTTACTGAACTTG TTTGGCAAAAGCTTGAAGAAGAGAATCGAGAATTCTTCCAGGCTTATTATCTCAGACTGATGGTAAAGCAACAAATAATGGAATTCAACAAGCTACTTGAGCAACAGGTGCAACTCATGCATCAGATTCATCCATCTGGAGTTTCCTCAATCTCTAATTTGAATGGACCTCACTTGTCACAGA TGCCCCAGAACTCATCCTGCTGTGCGCCAGAGAACGCAGGAAAAGCTCTGAAGCAGGAGAGCTTGCAGCATCTCATGGGATCTAGTTTGCCTAATGTATTCAGTAATAGTAGTTCATCTTTGTACATTGGAACACATGCTAGTATTGAGCTTCCTACCCATGCCAGCAGGATTCATGCACCATCAGCCATGCTTTCAACTCAGAATTCAAATTTGGGTTTGATGCAAGAAATAAATGGGAAGATGCTAAAATCAGCAGCTGGTTTTTCAGGCAGTTCTGCTTACATGTTTGGTGCTGAGAGCAGTCTTCTAGATACACGTCCAACAATTGAGGATACAGCTTTCAATAGTGCAGAACCAAGCACACAATCACTAAATGAACCACTTCTGGATGCTGACATTTCTTCATTTGGACTTTTAGGCCAGATCTCTCGCAATTTCAATCTTTCAGATCTCGCAGCTGACTTTTCTCCTAGTTCAG GTATACTGGAAAGCTACCCCCGATTACTCTTTTTAGGAACACATAATGAAAATTTCCTGGATACTCATGAAAGAGAACATCAAG GAGAGAACAAAAGGTTGGACACCATATCAGAGGGATTAAGCTTTGATGGTTATAGAAATAAGTAG
- the LOC105788326 gene encoding uncharacterized protein LOC105788326 isoform X5: protein MSTVPVRRVSRQDIQLVQNLIERCLQLYMTQKEVVETLLAQAKIEPGFTELVWQKLEEENREFFQAYYLRLMVKQQIMEFNKLLEQQVQLMHQIHPSGVSSISNLNGPHLSQMPQNSSCCAPENAGKALKQESLQHLMGSSLPNVFSNSSSSLYIGTHASIELPTHASRIHAPSAMLSTQNSNLGLMQEINGKMLKSAAGFSGSSAYMFGAESSLLDTRPTIEDTAFNSAEPSTQSLNEPLLDADISSFGLLGQISRNFNLSDLAADFSPSSGPTAALGKQRFVYNILEAEKFNSFGL from the exons ATGTCGACTGTACCAGTAAGAAGGGTTTCTCGTCAAGATATACAGTTG GTTCAAAACCTTATAGAAAGATGCCTTCAACTCTACATGACGCAGAAGGAAGTTGTGGAAACTCTGCTGGCTCAGGCCAAAATTGAGCCTGGTTTTACTGAACTTG TTTGGCAAAAGCTTGAAGAAGAGAATCGAGAATTCTTCCAGGCTTATTATCTCAGACTGATGGTAAAGCAACAAATAATGGAATTCAACAAGCTACTTGAGCAACAGGTGCAACTCATGCATCAGATTCATCCATCTGGAGTTTCCTCAATCTCTAATTTGAATGGACCTCACTTGTCACAGA TGCCCCAGAACTCATCCTGCTGTGCGCCAGAGAACGCAGGAAAAGCTCTGAAGCAGGAGAGCTTGCAGCATCTCATGGGATCTAGTTTGCCTAATGTATTCAGTAATAGTAGTTCATCTTTGTACATTGGAACACATGCTAGTATTGAGCTTCCTACCCATGCCAGCAGGATTCATGCACCATCAGCCATGCTTTCAACTCAGAATTCAAATTTGGGTTTGATGCAAGAAATAAATGGGAAGATGCTAAAATCAGCAGCTGGTTTTTCAGGCAGTTCTGCTTACATGTTTGGTGCTGAGAGCAGTCTTCTAGATACACGTCCAACAATTGAGGATACAGCTTTCAATAGTGCAGAACCAAGCACACAATCACTAAATGAACCACTTCTGGATGCTGACATTTCTTCATTTGGACTTTTAGGCCAGATCTCTCGCAATTTCAATCTTTCAGATCTCGCAGCTGACTTTTCTCCTAGTTCAG GTCCAACTGCTGCTCTAGGCAAACAAAGGTTTGTATATAACATTTTGGAAGCTGAAAAATTCAACTCCTTTGGTTTATAG
- the LOC105788326 gene encoding uncharacterized protein LOC105788326 isoform X4 produces the protein MTQKEVVETLLAQAKIEPGFTELVWQKLEEENREFFQAYYLRLMVKQQIMEFNKLLEQQVQLMHQIHPSGVSSISNLNGPHLSQMPQNSSCCAPENAGKALKQESLQHLMGSSLPNVFSNSSSSLYIGTHASIELPTHASRIHAPSAMLSTQNSNLGLMQEINGKMLKSAAGFSGSSAYMFGAESSLLDTRPTIEDTAFNSAEPSTQSLNEPLLDADISSFGLLGQISRNFNLSDLAADFSPSSGFFLSICMGTCICPVAHIFCVHPCLHCESVLDIMLDLAKVGGLLCVPYLKYFLQFISKYLALLPLVNSFMKITIF, from the exons ATGACGCAGAAGGAAGTTGTGGAAACTCTGCTGGCTCAGGCCAAAATTGAGCCTGGTTTTACTGAACTTG TTTGGCAAAAGCTTGAAGAAGAGAATCGAGAATTCTTCCAGGCTTATTATCTCAGACTGATGGTAAAGCAACAAATAATGGAATTCAACAAGCTACTTGAGCAACAGGTGCAACTCATGCATCAGATTCATCCATCTGGAGTTTCCTCAATCTCTAATTTGAATGGACCTCACTTGTCACAGA TGCCCCAGAACTCATCCTGCTGTGCGCCAGAGAACGCAGGAAAAGCTCTGAAGCAGGAGAGCTTGCAGCATCTCATGGGATCTAGTTTGCCTAATGTATTCAGTAATAGTAGTTCATCTTTGTACATTGGAACACATGCTAGTATTGAGCTTCCTACCCATGCCAGCAGGATTCATGCACCATCAGCCATGCTTTCAACTCAGAATTCAAATTTGGGTTTGATGCAAGAAATAAATGGGAAGATGCTAAAATCAGCAGCTGGTTTTTCAGGCAGTTCTGCTTACATGTTTGGTGCTGAGAGCAGTCTTCTAGATACACGTCCAACAATTGAGGATACAGCTTTCAATAGTGCAGAACCAAGCACACAATCACTAAATGAACCACTTCTGGATGCTGACATTTCTTCATTTGGACTTTTAGGCCAGATCTCTCGCAATTTCAATCTTTCAGATCTCGCAGCTGACTTTTCTCCTAGTTCAGGTTTCTTTCTGTCAATTTGTATGGGCACATGCATTTGCCCTGTAGCACATATTTTCTGCGTGCATCCATGTCTTCATTGTGAGTCTGTTTTAGACATTATGCTGGATTTAGCCAAGGTTGGAGGCCTTTTATGTGTTCCCtatctaaaatattttctccAGTTCATAAGCAAGTACTTGGCCCTGTTACCATTAGttaattcattcatgaaaaTCACAATATTTTAA